In a genomic window of Helianthus annuus cultivar XRQ/B chromosome 10, HanXRQr2.0-SUNRISE, whole genome shotgun sequence:
- the LOC118482700 gene encoding uncharacterized protein LOC118482700, with protein MALINEKSSPDANANMSGMNQNCYSESSSFGHWSCSNAVFNWFASRSTTSNNLKDGWIIDSGANQHMSLSDKNMYNCVDVTHLNLTVGHPNGTKAKITKIGDLKLSPNVILNDVLFVPEYSVNLLSVHKLSRDRLKAKENNDDW; from the exons ATGGCATTGATTAATGAGAAATCTTCTCCTGATGCAAATGCTAATATGTCAGGTATGAATCAAAACTGTTATAGCGAGTCAAGTAGCTTTGGTCATTGGAGTTGTTCCAATGCAGTGTTTAACTGGTTTGCTTCTAGATCTACAACTTCTAATAACCTAAAAGATGGTTGGATAATTGATTCCGGAGCAAACCAACACATGTCTCTGTCTGATAAGAATATGTATAATTGTGTGGATGTTACTCATTTGAATCTTACGGTTGGGCATCCTAACGGAACTAAAGCTAAAATAACTAAGATAGGAGATTTAAAACTTTCTCCAAATGTGATTTTAAATGATGTGTTATTTGTTCCTGAATACTCTGTTAACTTGCTTTCTGTGCACAAACTATCTAGAGATA GACTT